The nucleotide sequence TACCGCTTCCGTTCACGTCTTGCACGTTATCGAGACCGCCCACCAATGGCATGCGAACTTCAATCGAGGACGAGCCCTCGAGAAACGTCTTTTCCAGACCGAGCGTGACGCGGTTCACGTCTTGCCCTGCCAGGTCGATGTTGCGGACCGGCTGGCTGAAGTGGTTATAGTTCACGAACCAACGATTCACCGGAATCGGGCTGACGTTTTCAGCGATCTTGAAACGACGATCACCACCAGCGATCGGCACATTGAAGCCGTTGTTGATGTTGGTGTTACCGTAGCTTGGACCGGCGATCAGCGCGGTCGAACCAAAGAAGTCACCGATCGTGGCATCGCGGAAGCCAATGTTCTCGTTCGCCGAAGCGAACTGGGCCGAAGTGGCGAAGGTAGTCGACGGCAGCGGCATCGCCGGCAGATCGTCGGCTGGCTGCATCAAGTCGTCGGTCATGGGGACTTCGCCCATCGGCGAAGTGGAAGGCGTTGGCTGGCCTGGCATGGCCTGACCGGTTCCTGGCTGGCAAGGAACCGGAGGGCAAGGATTGACGCACTGGCATTTCTTGGGAGCACAGTTGCAGTCGGCCCAGACCGAAGTCGCCGAGACCACGTGTGCTACCAGAGTCGCGAGTGCCACCATCCATAAGCGGCCTTGCATGGGCGTTCCCTCTTTCAATCCACAGTTTCCAACACCAGATCGGCCAAATCGCAAGATGCAGCCGTTGTTGTTCACTACTCGGCATCCCCTGGAAGGACTCTCCATGCTTGCACAGGTCGAATTCTAGGAGAAATCGGAAAAACTGCGACGCCCGACATCATCGCCCCGCAAAGTCTCCCCAAAGCCCTTAATTTAAAATGAGCTTTGAACGAGAGCCTGGGTTCACCCATCCTGGCCGACTGATGTTTGCCTGAAAGTGGCAGCCGCGGCATCGTAGATTCTTGGAAATTTGTCCGCGCAGTACTGGGGGAACAGACACCCACCCACATTGACCACTCATTCAAACCCGACCGTAGACCAAAGCGCAGGCAAAACGGGTCTACCCCGACGCAGGGAACAACGGGTTTTGATTTCAGGACTGGCAATGGAAAAGTCGGTACCTCAATTCGCGCGTTGCTGGCAGCTAGTGTTCGTCTGCGCGAAAACGAGATTGCAATCACGTTTCTGCGATAAACGATCGACCGGTCCCACCCTCATGCAGGGAAACTTTTTTTCTTCTGAATCAGCAGAAATCGCTTCATCTCTTCCCCACAATTTCCTTCGCTTTTTCTTCATACGCGACCACTAGCTTCCTTGCTTCGCGAGCCCGTTCCCGCCGGTGTGGCCAGAGAGAACGTGATGGTTCGCGCATCGAGTTTTTCGGCGACGCCCATTCGTTGACTGGCCTTCCCCTCGGCAGCAACGGCACTCCGACCCGTCGCCAAACACGAACCCATAGGACCTTTCGTTTTATGAACCGCATCTTCCCGCCCCATGCTTCGCGTCGTTCTGCGTTCACGCTCGTGGAACTGCTGGTGGTCATCGCAATCATCGGTATCTTGATCGCCCTGCTCTTGCCGGCCGTGCAGCAAGCACGTGAATCGGCCCGTCGTACCCAGTGCACCAATCACCTGAAGCAGATTGGTCTCGCCTTCCACAACTTCCAAGATACGTACGGTCACCTGCCATACGGTGGTAGCGATACGACCGCCGCCGTTCCGATGGGTTCGTCGAGCCCAAGCGACTGCTGCAATGCCGACCAGCTCGACTACTTCAACTGGACCTACCAGATCCTGCCCTTCCTGGAACAGACAGCCCTTTATGATCTGGGCGATCCGAACAACGCCACCGGTACTGAAGGCTCGATCGCTCGCAATGGTGTCGCTGGCTACTTCTGTCCATCACGGCGCGTTGCCACGCCTTACGGCGGTAGCAATGTCTATCGTGCCGACTACGCTGGTAACGCCGGCGAACGTCACAGCAGCGGTATGCGTGCGGGTACCAGCACCGGTAAGCATGGCGTCGTCCGCAACAACAAGACCAAGTTCCCCGCGATGATCGAACACATCCGCGATGGTTCGTCGAACACCATCATGGTGGGCGAAAAGGCTCTCCACGATTCGGCCTATGGCGTCGAAGGTGGCGACAACGAAATGTGGAACAACGCCGGTTGGGACGAAGACGTCATCCGCTTCGGTTCGTATTACGACTCGGGCAGCGGCGACTCGACTCCCCTGGTCCCAATCCCAGACTGGGCCGCTCCTAAGTTCGACGACAGTGGTGCCTTTGAATCGTTCGACGCCAAGTACAGCTTGAATGGCGTGTTCAAGGGCTGGCACCCTTATTTCGGTTCGTCGCACAACGGCGGCACCAACTTCTGTCTCGGCGATGGTTCGGTTCGCTTCATTCCTTACACCGTCGATGGCCTGGTCTTCACCTACGCTGCCCTGGCCGACGATCGCAAGACGTTCGATTGGCCGTAACTTGCCGTTGGTTTGAAGCCTGAATTCAACTTGCCACTTCGTCCCCTACCCTGGCGAAGTGGCAATGCTCCCTCTCACCCCTCGAAAGAGAACCCTCCGATGAAGTACGTATCGATCGCGATGTTGTTTCTGGCTCTCGGTCTGACCACCGGCTGTGGTGGCGGAACGACGAACAAAGGCGAAATCCAGCAGATGACCGCTGACGAAGAAGAAAACCTCAAGGCTGAAATCCAAGCGGTTGAAGATGCGGAACGAGCCAACCAGTAAGCGAGGTTGTCGATTCCGAAATGAAGCCCAGGTACCCTGCCTCGTTGGTGCCTGGGCTTTTTCGTGCGCTACGACTCTTTCTTCTGCGGGCGTTCGCTCGGAAACTCGCACAGCGGAATGCTGGTGGTCGGTTCAGCAATCACTTCCGCCAAGGTCGTGCTGCGAAATGCCTCTTCCACGCTGGCCATCGCGTTGTCGAGCCGGCGATGCAGCGGGCAAAGATTCTTGCCATGCGCCGAGAGCCCGAGCGGACAGGTCGAGATCCGCTCGATCGGATCGACCGCGTTGACCACTTCCAGAATGGTCAGCTCGTCGGGCGACTTCACCAGCGAGATCCCGCCGCCGACGCCCCGTTGCGACTTCACGACCCCGGTTCGAGCCAGCCCCTGGAGAACCTTGGAAAGATAGGCAATCGGAACCTTGGTGCTGTTCGCGATTTCTTCGGTGGTCGAGCTAGCCGGAGCGGTATAGGCCAAATGGCACACCGCTCGCAGAGCATATTCAACAGTCTGCGAAAACATGCTTTTCCCACAAGTGTGGCTAAATTGGACATTGACATCCAATTATTCGTGTCGTAGATTGCAAAAAACAAAACAGGACTCCTTTGTCCGTTTTGTCTCCCGCCCCATCCAGTTTAGCGTAAGTTCCTCTCTTACTCGATTGGGAAAGCCATGAAACATATCGACGAAGCACGTTTGGAATCGGACCTGGGCTACCGTTTCGGTTATCTGCTCGAGTTCGTAGGTTTTGGCGGAGAGGATATCGAGGCAGTCCATGGTGCCGCGGAAGCGTTGGCACCGCTGGTCCCAGGGCTGGTCGATGCGGTCTACGACAAGCTTCACGGTTACGATGCCACCTGGCGTCATTTCGTGCCGCGTCAGCACGGCTACGAAGGAGACGTTCCGACTTCGGTCGAGGCGTTGTCGCTCGATCACGAACAGATCCAGTTCCGCAAACAGCACCTGGCACGTTACCTGGTTACCCTGGTCACCAAGCCGTACGACGAGAAAATGTTGAGCTACCTCGACATGGTCGGCAAGATGCACACGCCAGCCGCCGGTAGCCGCGACCTCGATGTCCCGCTGGTTCAGATGAATGCCTTGATGGGCTTTGTTGCCGACGCTTTGATTGTCACCATTACCGGGCTGGGGTTGGATCGCGAAACGGAAGTAAAGACGCTTCGCGCATTCAATAAACTGTTGTGGCTTCAGAACGATTTGATCAACAAGCACTACGTGCCTGCCAGTTCAACCGTGGCTTAAGGATACCGCTACCACGTAAGCAAGAGACCTCAGGCAGGTGTCCTTGGCCCCACACAGAAGCGAAGGTTACTGTCATGGACGGCAGTAACCGGCTTCAACTTTTGCGGCCTGCCTCTTACGCAGGCTGCTTCTCTGTTTCTTGATAGAAGTGGACGTCGCGTTGTGGGAACGGAATGTGGAACCCCCGTTCGTCCATGCCGACTTTGATCTCTTCGACAATATCGCAGCGTGTCGCCCACCAATCAGGCGTCTTCACCCAACCACGCACTTTGAAGATGATCGCGCTGTCGCCTAGTTCAAACACGCGAACTTCGACCGCAGGATCTTTCTGAATGCGATCGTCGGCCTCGAGTGTCTCGATCAAGAACTGCTTCACCGCTCGGATATCGTCGTTGTAGCCGCAGCCGATTTCCAGGTCGACCATGCGGGTCGCATGTCCGGTGAAGTTGGTGATGACCGCTTTGGTGATCTCGCCATTAGGGACGATCACCCTTTTGTTGTCGATCGTCCGCATCACCGTGTGGAAGATATGGACTTCCTGCACGATCCCAGTCGCGCCGGCCGCTTCGACAAAGTCTCCGACGCCGAACGGACGAAACATGATCAGCATGATGCCCGAGGCAAAGTTCGACAGCGAATTTTGCAAGGCCAGGCCAACCGCCAACCCGGCCGCCCCGACCACGGCTGCCAGCGAGGTGGTATTGATCCCCAGCTGATTCAGCGCGGCGATGATCACCAGACCAACAACCAAGGCGTAGGCAATGTTGGAAAGGAAACCAGATAGCGTGTTATCGAGATGACTTCGCTGG is from Bremerella sp. JC817 and encodes:
- a CDS encoding DUF1559 domain-containing protein — encoded protein: MNRIFPPHASRRSAFTLVELLVVIAIIGILIALLLPAVQQARESARRTQCTNHLKQIGLAFHNFQDTYGHLPYGGSDTTAAVPMGSSSPSDCCNADQLDYFNWTYQILPFLEQTALYDLGDPNNATGTEGSIARNGVAGYFCPSRRVATPYGGSNVYRADYAGNAGERHSSGMRAGTSTGKHGVVRNNKTKFPAMIEHIRDGSSNTIMVGEKALHDSAYGVEGGDNEMWNNAGWDEDVIRFGSYYDSGSGDSTPLVPIPDWAAPKFDDSGAFESFDAKYSLNGVFKGWHPYFGSSHNGGTNFCLGDGSVRFIPYTVDGLVFTYAALADDRKTFDWP
- a CDS encoding protoglobin family protein, whose protein sequence is MKHIDEARLESDLGYRFGYLLEFVGFGGEDIEAVHGAAEALAPLVPGLVDAVYDKLHGYDATWRHFVPRQHGYEGDVPTSVEALSLDHEQIQFRKQHLARYLVTLVTKPYDEKMLSYLDMVGKMHTPAAGSRDLDVPLVQMNALMGFVADALIVTITGLGLDRETEVKTLRAFNKLLWLQNDLINKHYVPASSTVA
- a CDS encoding Rrf2 family transcriptional regulator, whose product is MFSQTVEYALRAVCHLAYTAPASSTTEEIANSTKVPIAYLSKVLQGLARTGVVKSQRGVGGGISLVKSPDELTILEVVNAVDPIERISTCPLGLSAHGKNLCPLHRRLDNAMASVEEAFRSTTLAEVIAEPTTSIPLCEFPSERPQKKES
- a CDS encoding mechanosensitive ion channel domain-containing protein, which produces MLLFAQAGKEEAPQDAITRLSEFYKTASDFLIEQGPIWVTNVIAAIVVLFLGWIAARIFRNLFNRALQRSHLDNTLSGFLSNIAYALVVGLVIIAALNQLGINTTSLAAVVGAAGLAVGLALQNSLSNFASGIMLIMFRPFGVGDFVEAAGATGIVQEVHIFHTVMRTIDNKRVIVPNGEITKAVITNFTGHATRMVDLEIGCGYNDDIRAVKQFLIETLEADDRIQKDPAVEVRVFELGDSAIIFKVRGWVKTPDWWATRCDIVEEIKVGMDERGFHIPFPQRDVHFYQETEKQPA